A section of the Saccharopolyspora gregorii genome encodes:
- a CDS encoding glycosyltransferase family 2 protein encodes MIPWWVLAIAVFGANFTLWGLIGLLRVLDGWRGTARERMVPRRTKVADLQAHREKKAQPGRHRLRRATGLKLTDVAVLIAAHNEELVIAESLRAITRLVPLKQVHVVSDGSTDRTVELARRAGVNVISTDDNVGKAGALQVGIRRFRLVRRFRLVMLLDADTRVEPGYFRAALPLFDDPDVVAVAGCVRTEWRDRSLSFAGRVVAFHRQRIYSMTQYLLKFGQTWRHVNATHIVPGFASVYRTDVLPNIEVNPPGLVIEDFNMTFEVYQKRLGKVGFTPSAVAATQDPGTLRDYVRQSKRWSLGLWQTVRRHPPRLNLFTAMLTLLLVELLTSGIMLVLLPLVLLVLLVPELVGGVLTVPWFAGTYEAVSGYLTVPALLLGIVLPDLLLTVVVAIIQRQPRFLFYAWLFLPMRVLDSAIALAALPLAWWSRSTGRWSSPRRHRVEPPGEQPGLGAGAQAG; translated from the coding sequence ATGATCCCGTGGTGGGTGCTGGCGATCGCGGTCTTCGGCGCGAACTTCACGTTGTGGGGCCTGATCGGGCTGTTGCGGGTGCTCGACGGCTGGCGCGGCACCGCGCGGGAGCGGATGGTGCCGCGCCGGACGAAGGTCGCCGACCTGCAGGCGCACCGGGAGAAGAAGGCGCAGCCCGGGCGCCACCGGTTGCGCCGCGCCACCGGCCTGAAGCTCACCGACGTGGCCGTGCTCATCGCCGCCCACAACGAGGAGCTCGTCATCGCGGAGAGCCTGCGGGCCATCACCCGGCTGGTGCCGCTGAAGCAGGTGCACGTGGTCTCCGACGGCTCCACCGACCGCACCGTCGAACTCGCCCGGCGCGCCGGGGTCAACGTGATCAGCACCGACGACAACGTGGGCAAGGCGGGCGCGCTGCAGGTCGGCATCCGCCGGTTCCGGCTGGTTCGCCGGTTCCGCCTGGTGATGCTGCTGGACGCCGACACCCGGGTGGAACCGGGTTACTTCCGCGCCGCCCTGCCGCTGTTCGACGATCCGGACGTGGTGGCGGTCGCGGGCTGCGTGCGCACCGAGTGGCGGGACCGCTCGCTGTCGTTCGCCGGGCGCGTGGTGGCGTTCCACCGGCAGCGGATCTACTCGATGACGCAGTACCTGCTGAAGTTCGGCCAGACCTGGCGGCACGTCAACGCCACCCACATCGTGCCGGGATTCGCCAGCGTCTACCGCACCGACGTGCTGCCGAACATCGAGGTGAACCCGCCGGGGCTGGTCATCGAGGACTTCAACATGACCTTCGAGGTCTACCAGAAGCGCCTCGGCAAGGTCGGGTTCACGCCCTCGGCGGTCGCCGCGACCCAGGACCCGGGCACGCTGCGGGACTACGTGCGCCAGTCGAAGCGGTGGTCGCTGGGGCTGTGGCAGACGGTGCGCAGGCACCCGCCGCGGCTGAACCTGTTCACCGCGATGCTGACGCTGCTGCTGGTGGAGCTGCTCACCAGCGGGATCATGCTGGTGCTGCTGCCGCTGGTGCTGCTGGTGCTGCTGGTGCCGGAACTGGTGGGCGGGGTGCTCACCGTGCCGTGGTTCGCCGGCACCTACGAGGCGGTGTCGGGCTACCTCACGGTTCCCGCGCTGCTGCTGGGGATCGTGCTGCCGGACCTGCTGCTGACGGTCGTGGTGGCGATCATCCAGCGGCAGCCGCGGTTCCTGTTCTACGCGTGGCTGTTCCTGCCGATGCGGGTGCTGGACTCGGCGATCGCGCTCGCCGCGCTGCCGCTGGCGTGGTGGTCGCGCTCCACCGGCCGCTGGAGCAGCCCGCGCCGTCACCGGGTCGAGCCGCCCGGCGAGCAGCCCGGACTCGGCGCCGGTGCGCAGGCCGGCTGA
- a CDS encoding LuxR C-terminal-related transcriptional regulator, whose protein sequence is MDEDFRAAARDREVVNVLRLLMVDDHLMLTEALSARLSEVADVWVVGRCATDDPQLPALVDRLRPDVVTVDVDPVRSTGDLVESVRTHRPAVHVVVLTGGLDPQRAVDAARAGAAGWVPKECGVDELTTVLRGVCRGHAWYPPELLGEVLRGLRADVVRAARRDGPLDVLSDRELDVLRGMVEGKRGSRIAAELRISAETVRTHTRSILAKLRVHSQLEAVSVAAAAGLRAPGQPGDSGEPDAPGRSNTSGSLDVPGQLGASGPPSTSGRPGAAGASGEPRAPGEIGTIGRPSPPDRR, encoded by the coding sequence GTGGATGAGGACTTCCGCGCCGCGGCGCGGGACCGTGAGGTGGTGAACGTGCTGCGGCTGCTGATGGTGGACGACCACCTCATGCTCACCGAGGCGTTGAGCGCCCGGCTCTCCGAGGTGGCGGACGTGTGGGTGGTGGGCCGGTGCGCCACCGACGATCCGCAGCTGCCCGCCCTGGTCGACCGGTTGCGCCCGGACGTCGTCACCGTCGACGTGGACCCGGTGCGCTCCACCGGGGACCTGGTGGAGTCGGTGCGCACCCACCGGCCCGCGGTGCACGTCGTCGTCCTCACCGGTGGTCTCGACCCGCAGCGGGCGGTGGACGCGGCGCGCGCCGGGGCGGCCGGGTGGGTGCCGAAGGAGTGCGGGGTGGACGAGCTGACCACCGTGCTGCGCGGCGTGTGCCGCGGCCACGCCTGGTACCCGCCGGAGCTGCTCGGGGAGGTCCTGCGCGGGCTGCGGGCCGACGTGGTGCGCGCCGCCCGCCGGGACGGTCCGCTGGACGTGCTCAGCGACCGGGAGCTGGACGTGCTGCGCGGCATGGTCGAGGGCAAGCGCGGCAGCCGCATCGCCGCGGAGCTGCGGATCTCCGCCGAGACGGTGCGCACCCACACCCGCAGCATCCTCGCGAAGCTGCGGGTGCACTCCCAGCTGGAGGCCGTGAGCGTGGCCGCCGCGGCGGGGCTGCGCGCTCCCGGGCAACCGGGCGACTCCGGGGAGCCGGACGCTCCCGGGCGATCGAACACCTCCGGATCGCTGGACGTTCCCGGGCAGCTCGGCGCTTCCGGGCCACCGAGCACGTCGGGACGACCGGGCGCCGCCGGAGCGTCCGGCGAACCGCGCGCCCCCGGCGAGATCGGCACGATCGGCCGGCCCTCCCCGCCGGACCGGCGATGA
- a CDS encoding glycosyltransferase: MNRPPRVATVITRLEGGAGAMALRGALALDRREFDVTVITGSGGRLLRDAAAAGAACVLEPSLRAPIAPADDLRALLRLTALLRRGSFDVVHTHCAKAGALGRVAAVRAGVRRIVHSYHGFPFHEFQRAPRRRTYLAVERALGRVTDVALCVGTGVAVEAVRRGLVAPDRVRTTGVAVPPVPVDPKRARRELGLPAAAVVVGAVGRLVYQKAPEDWVAALAALRRPDVTGVWIGDGERAARVRAAAARLGARVVLAGDRTDAPELVPAFDVFVQPSHYEGLPLAVVEAMSAGVPVVATAVNAIGDVVVPGVTGLLVPPARPDLLASAVSRLLADPELAAGLATAARRRVLGAHTAAALAADLAAAYRGEPVTAAATGSDRFGGPVEPPRHIRDLR; encoded by the coding sequence ATGAACCGCCCGCCGCGCGTCGCCACCGTGATCACCCGGCTCGAAGGCGGGGCGGGGGCGATGGCGCTGCGCGGCGCGCTCGCGCTGGACCGGCGCGAGTTCGACGTCACCGTCATCACCGGCAGCGGCGGCCGGTTGCTGCGGGACGCCGCGGCGGCGGGCGCCGCCTGCGTCCTCGAACCGTCGCTGCGCGCCCCGATCGCCCCCGCCGACGACCTGCGCGCGCTGCTGCGGCTGACGGCGCTGCTGCGGCGCGGTTCCTTCGACGTGGTGCACACCCACTGCGCCAAGGCCGGCGCGCTCGGCCGGGTCGCCGCGGTCCGGGCCGGGGTGCGGCGGATCGTGCACTCCTACCACGGCTTCCCGTTCCACGAGTTCCAGCGCGCCCCGCGGCGGCGGACCTACCTGGCGGTGGAGCGCGCGCTGGGGCGGGTCACCGACGTGGCGCTGTGCGTCGGGACCGGGGTCGCGGTGGAAGCGGTGCGGCGCGGGCTGGTCGCCCCGGACCGGGTCCGCACCACCGGGGTCGCGGTGCCACCGGTGCCCGTCGACCCGAAGCGGGCGCGCCGCGAGCTGGGGCTGCCCGCCGCGGCGGTCGTCGTCGGCGCCGTCGGCAGGCTCGTCTACCAGAAGGCCCCGGAGGACTGGGTGGCCGCGTTGGCGGCGCTGCGGCGCCCGGACGTGACCGGGGTGTGGATCGGCGACGGGGAGCGGGCCGCGCGGGTGCGGGCGGCCGCGGCGCGGCTCGGGGCGCGCGTGGTGCTGGCCGGGGACCGCACGGACGCGCCGGAGCTGGTGCCCGCGTTCGACGTGTTCGTCCAGCCCAGCCACTACGAGGGGCTGCCGCTGGCGGTGGTGGAGGCGATGAGCGCGGGCGTGCCGGTGGTGGCCACCGCGGTGAACGCGATCGGCGACGTCGTGGTGCCCGGGGTGACGGGCCTGCTGGTGCCCCCGGCCCGCCCGGACCTGCTGGCCTCCGCGGTGTCCCGGCTGCTGGCCGACCCGGAGCTGGCCGCCGGGCTCGCCACCGCCGCGCGGCGGCGGGTGCTCGGCGCGCACACCGCGGCGGCCCTGGCCGCCGACCTCGCCGCCGCCTACCGCGGCGAGCCGGTGACCGCCGCCGCGACCGGGTCGGACCGGTTCGGCGGGCCGGTGGAGCCGCCGCGCCACATCCGTGACCTGCGGTGA
- a CDS encoding sensor histidine kinase: protein MRTGSLPAPAPPGADRWLRGLLHDLGHGLAAASYLTEGMRSEAELPAQARDRLELVHQELVRLLELVSAGGAPGEPVAVELRGLLGGLAASRAGAGAPTLLVHPGAPVHVRADPAAVWRMLANLLDNAARAAGPGGVVELGATRHPGGAVTAEVVDDGPGLGRAPAAGSGLGLGIVTALAQSCGARLHLDPAPRRGTRARLVFPAA from the coding sequence GTGCGAACCGGATCCTTGCCCGCGCCTGCACCGCCCGGAGCGGACCGGTGGCTGCGCGGCTTGCTGCACGACCTGGGGCACGGCCTGGCGGCCGCGTCCTACTTGACCGAGGGCATGCGCTCGGAAGCGGAACTGCCCGCGCAGGCCCGCGACCGGTTGGAGCTGGTGCACCAGGAGCTGGTGCGCCTGCTGGAGCTGGTCTCGGCGGGCGGCGCCCCGGGCGAACCGGTGGCGGTGGAACTGCGCGGGCTGCTCGGCGGGCTCGCCGCGTCCCGCGCGGGAGCCGGTGCGCCGACGCTGCTGGTGCACCCGGGCGCCCCGGTGCACGTGCGCGCCGACCCCGCGGCGGTGTGGCGGATGCTGGCGAACCTGCTGGACAACGCGGCGCGCGCGGCGGGCCCGGGTGGCGTGGTGGAACTGGGGGCCACCCGCCACCCGGGCGGCGCGGTGACGGCGGAGGTCGTCGACGACGGCCCCGGTCTCGGCCGCGCACCCGCCGCGGGCAGCGGGCTCGGCCTGGGCATCGTGACCGCGCTGGCGCAGTCCTGCGGTGCGCGGCTGCACCTGGATCCGGCGCCGCGGCGGGGGACGCGGGCTCGGCTGGTGTTCCCGGCGGCGTGA
- a CDS encoding response regulator, whose product MRDGSTRVLLGDDHAIFVDALVSALSARGFPVVGTAGSIAGTVAAVRRLAPDICLLDRFFGDGDGVARLAEVRAAGPATKVVVLTADGDARGVRGALAAGAAGYVNKMCGLSNLLDALTAVAAGETVVALAASRVPAQQQRGDALDARRLASYLTARERECLGMLTEGAQTATMAKSLGVSPATVRTHVQAVLTKLGVHSRLEAASLALRHDLIAAPQRCVK is encoded by the coding sequence ATGAGGGACGGTTCGACGCGGGTGCTGCTCGGCGACGACCACGCGATCTTCGTGGACGCGCTGGTCTCGGCGCTGTCCGCACGCGGGTTCCCGGTGGTCGGCACCGCGGGTTCGATCGCGGGCACGGTCGCCGCGGTGCGCAGGCTGGCCCCGGACATCTGCTTGCTGGACCGGTTCTTCGGCGACGGGGACGGGGTGGCGCGGCTCGCGGAGGTGCGAGCCGCCGGGCCGGCCACGAAAGTCGTGGTGCTCACCGCCGACGGGGACGCCCGCGGGGTGCGCGGCGCGCTGGCGGCGGGCGCGGCGGGGTACGTGAACAAGATGTGCGGGCTGTCGAACCTGCTGGACGCGCTCACCGCGGTCGCGGCGGGGGAGACCGTCGTGGCGCTGGCCGCGTCCCGCGTTCCCGCCCAGCAGCAGCGCGGCGATGCGCTCGACGCGCGGCGGCTCGCCTCCTACCTGACCGCCCGCGAACGCGAGTGCCTCGGCATGCTCACCGAGGGGGCGCAGACGGCGACGATGGCGAAGTCGCTGGGGGTGTCCCCGGCAACGGTGCGCACCCACGTGCAGGCGGTGCTCACCAAGCTCGGCGTGCACTCCCGCCTCGAAGCCGCCTCCCTCGCGCTCCGCCACGACCTGATCGCCGCACCGCAGCGCTGCGTCAAGTGA
- a CDS encoding acetolactate synthase large subunit — protein MNGAESLLTAAREAGVTTCFANPGTTELPLVEAFDSVGGIRTVLGLAEGVVTGAADGYARITGLPAMTLLHLGPGFANGIANLHNARRARTPVLNVIGEHATWHQAADAPLAADIDSLARPVSCRVVRTTSTAAAAGEFLEVRQAALRERMPATLIAAADHMWTDGGEVPAVPAEPDRSTVDEQRVAGIAKLLAGPGRPVLLLGGEALGAEGLRLGARIAAATGGRVFAERNPARLERGPGVPTVRSLPYFPEDTLAALAEHTHLVLVGTGVPVSFFGYQGQPSVPVPEHVQVHTLADLDEDAVGALAALAEAAGADAEPPAREQPVLRPPEGELHAKAVASAIALEQPDGAIIVNEGVTAAAAYPAVAGAAPAHTELALTGGAIGMGIPVATGAALAAPDRPVITLQADGSAAYTLQGLWTQAREGLDVTTVICANSRYRILEAELGRAGVRRPGPAATGMTSLADPGADWVALATGFGVPAVRATTGEELRTALRRATAEPGPHLIEAVLP, from the coding sequence GTGAACGGTGCGGAGAGCCTGCTCACCGCGGCCCGCGAGGCGGGCGTAACGACGTGCTTCGCGAACCCGGGCACGACGGAACTTCCGCTGGTGGAGGCGTTCGACTCGGTCGGCGGCATCCGAACGGTGCTCGGCCTCGCGGAGGGCGTGGTGACCGGCGCCGCCGACGGCTACGCGCGGATCACCGGGCTACCGGCGATGACGCTGCTGCACCTGGGTCCGGGCTTCGCCAACGGGATCGCGAACCTGCACAACGCGCGGCGCGCCCGCACGCCGGTGCTCAACGTGATCGGCGAGCACGCCACCTGGCACCAGGCCGCGGACGCGCCGCTCGCCGCCGACATCGATTCGCTGGCGCGGCCGGTGTCGTGCCGGGTGGTCCGCACGACGAGCACCGCGGCGGCCGCGGGCGAATTCCTCGAAGTCCGGCAGGCCGCGCTGCGCGAGCGGATGCCCGCGACGCTGATCGCCGCCGCCGACCACATGTGGACCGATGGCGGCGAAGTCCCCGCGGTCCCGGCAGAACCGGATCGATCCACTGTGGACGAGCAGCGGGTCGCGGGGATCGCGAAGCTGCTCGCCGGGCCGGGCCGCCCGGTGCTGTTGCTCGGCGGGGAGGCGCTGGGCGCGGAGGGACTGCGGCTGGGCGCGCGGATCGCCGCCGCCACCGGCGGGCGGGTGTTCGCCGAGCGGAACCCGGCGCGCCTGGAACGCGGCCCCGGCGTGCCCACCGTCCGCTCGCTGCCGTACTTCCCGGAGGACACGCTCGCCGCGCTCGCCGAGCACACCCACCTGGTGCTCGTCGGCACCGGCGTCCCGGTGTCGTTCTTCGGCTACCAGGGTCAGCCGAGCGTTCCGGTGCCCGAGCACGTCCAGGTGCACACCCTCGCCGACCTCGACGAGGACGCCGTCGGCGCGCTGGCCGCGCTCGCCGAGGCGGCCGGGGCCGACGCGGAACCTCCCGCCCGCGAGCAGCCGGTGCTGCGCCCGCCGGAGGGCGAGCTGCACGCGAAGGCCGTCGCCAGCGCCATCGCGCTCGAACAGCCCGACGGGGCGATCATCGTCAACGAGGGCGTCACCGCCGCCGCGGCCTACCCGGCGGTCGCCGGCGCCGCGCCCGCGCACACCGAGCTCGCGCTGACCGGAGGGGCGATCGGCATGGGCATCCCGGTCGCCACCGGCGCCGCGCTCGCCGCCCCCGACCGGCCGGTCATCACCTTGCAGGCCGACGGCAGCGCCGCCTACACGTTGCAGGGGTTGTGGACGCAGGCCAGGGAAGGGCTCGACGTGACGACCGTGATCTGCGCGAACTCCCGGTACCGCATCCTGGAGGCCGAGCTCGGCCGCGCCGGGGTGCGCCGTCCGGGGCCCGCGGCGACCGGCATGACCAGCCTCGCCGATCCCGGCGCCGACTGGGTCGCGCTGGCCACCGGCTTCGGCGTCCCCGCCGTGCGCGCCACCACCGGCGAGGAGCTCCGCACCGCCCTGCGCCGCGCCACCGCCGAACCCGGACCGCACCTCATCGAAGCCGTCCTGCCCTGA
- a CDS encoding esterase family protein, giving the protein MRNVRLGRRSLLSLMGVTAVGATAAACGRSNPGVATAEAPLRRPMPRTPAATGPVLRVDTERSYYRDGDVQLMFAFPNGLEATENLPIVLYLHGRDGMSPTPIPYETLSKLETEYAGGAIPPFGLLAVDGGFNSYWNDGSANGDLLSMLLEEVPAWLRSRHLGDRDGLPFAVAGISTGGFGALNYAAERTQVGLPVEAAALLAPALPVTWELMNEKGVFATEQEWHEHDPLRHTDRLGDVPLGIWVGDVDVYREGAEQLAAEHPNTPVMSVLPGGHDGSVFDAVGSEMLRFLATGVSAEG; this is encoded by the coding sequence ATGCGGAACGTGAGACTGGGGCGGCGGAGCCTGCTGTCCTTGATGGGTGTGACGGCGGTCGGTGCGACCGCGGCGGCGTGCGGGCGCTCCAACCCGGGCGTGGCCACGGCCGAGGCGCCGCTGCGCAGACCGATGCCGCGGACCCCGGCGGCGACCGGGCCGGTGCTCCGGGTCGACACCGAGCGGTCCTACTACCGGGACGGGGACGTGCAGCTCATGTTCGCGTTCCCGAACGGGCTGGAGGCCACCGAGAACCTGCCGATCGTGCTGTACCTGCACGGCAGGGACGGGATGAGCCCCACCCCGATCCCGTACGAGACGCTGAGCAAGCTCGAAACCGAGTACGCCGGCGGCGCCATCCCGCCGTTCGGCCTGCTGGCGGTGGACGGCGGCTTCAACTCGTACTGGAACGACGGCTCCGCCAACGGCGACCTGCTCAGCATGCTGCTGGAAGAGGTCCCGGCCTGGCTGCGGTCCCGCCACCTCGGCGACCGCGACGGGCTGCCGTTCGCGGTCGCCGGAATATCGACCGGCGGCTTCGGCGCGCTGAACTACGCGGCCGAACGCACCCAGGTGGGCCTGCCCGTGGAGGCCGCGGCGCTGCTGGCACCCGCGCTGCCCGTGACCTGGGAGCTGATGAACGAGAAGGGCGTGTTCGCCACCGAGCAGGAGTGGCACGAGCACGACCCGCTGCGCCACACCGACCGGCTCGGCGACGTCCCGCTCGGCATCTGGGTCGGCGACGTCGACGTGTACCGGGAAGGCGCCGAGCAGCTGGCCGCGGAGCACCCGAACACGCCGGTGATGTCGGTGCTGCCCGGCGGGCACGACGGATCGGTGTTCGACGCGGTCGGCTCGGAGATGCTGCGGTTCCTCGCGACCGGGGTGTCCGCGGAGGGCTGA
- a CDS encoding alpha/beta fold hydrolase has protein sequence MADYIQIPTPAGTFDALSAGAEGDRPILLLHGFPQAAIEWREQLAVLGGAGCHAVAPDQRGYSPGVRPAEVFEYRMEALVGDVLAIADQLGWDRFDVVGHDWGAAVAWSVAAAHPERITTLTAVSVPHLDAFARALREDEDQQRRSEYMQVFRRSGSDKQLLEDGARRLRRIYEHKIPEPHVEEYVQRFTEPGALDAALNWYRAAKFAGPIGRIQVPTLYVWSTEDAALGSTAALATGDHVDGDYRFEMVEDVSHWVPEQAPEELTRFLLEHLIAHQEA, from the coding sequence GTGGCCGACTACATCCAGATCCCCACCCCCGCGGGCACCTTCGACGCGCTCAGCGCCGGCGCCGAAGGCGACCGCCCCATCCTGCTGCTGCACGGGTTCCCGCAGGCCGCCATCGAGTGGCGGGAGCAGCTCGCCGTGCTCGGCGGCGCGGGCTGCCACGCCGTGGCGCCCGATCAGCGCGGTTACTCCCCCGGAGTGCGCCCGGCGGAGGTCTTCGAGTACCGGATGGAGGCGCTGGTCGGCGACGTGCTCGCCATCGCCGACCAGCTCGGCTGGGACCGGTTCGACGTGGTCGGGCACGACTGGGGTGCGGCGGTGGCCTGGTCGGTCGCCGCGGCCCACCCGGAGCGGATCACGACGCTCACCGCGGTGTCCGTGCCGCACCTGGACGCGTTCGCCCGCGCGCTGCGCGAGGACGAGGACCAGCAGCGGCGCTCCGAGTACATGCAGGTGTTCCGCCGCTCCGGCTCCGACAAGCAGCTGCTGGAGGACGGCGCGCGGCGGTTGCGCCGGATCTACGAGCACAAGATCCCGGAGCCGCACGTCGAGGAGTACGTGCAGCGCTTCACCGAACCGGGCGCGCTGGACGCCGCGCTGAACTGGTACCGCGCGGCGAAGTTCGCCGGGCCCATCGGGCGGATCCAGGTGCCGACGCTGTACGTGTGGAGCACCGAGGACGCCGCGCTCGGCTCCACGGCGGCGCTGGCCACCGGCGACCACGTCGACGGCGACTACCGGTTCGAGATGGTCGAGGACGTCTCGCACTGGGTCCCGGAACAGGCACCGGAGGAGTTGACCCGGTTCCTCCTGGAACACCTCATCGCCCACCAGGAGGCGTGA
- a CDS encoding aldose 1-epimerase family protein — protein sequence MSQEHGSPTRWSRRSLGGAALAAAGAAGLTAAAGALPGAGRAAAEPPAGAGRSMHGRLYELRSGRHTAVVAGVAATMLSWQVDGTEMLLTHGADELGEGWQGKTLLPWANRIDGGSYEFGGERLQVPINEPERDCALHGLMGFTEWSPVEHRRDRVVLEHVLPPHYGYPFQLAFRIEFALERGGFRSTLSARNIGSGDAPFATANHTYLAAGTGTLDDLVLELPADTYYEVDDRLLPTGTSPVAGGEFDFRAARPIGSTVMDTAFTDLARDAEGTATVRFGRSDGSEVALWVDRTHGYLQVYTDDSPEADRPARSGITVEPMTCAPNAFVTGDGLIVLRPGQEHRGSWGYRIEE from the coding sequence ATGTCCCAGGAGCACGGTTCCCCCACCAGGTGGAGCAGGCGATCGTTGGGCGGTGCCGCGCTCGCCGCGGCCGGCGCGGCCGGGCTGACCGCCGCGGCCGGGGCGCTGCCCGGTGCCGGGCGCGCCGCGGCGGAACCCCCGGCCGGTGCCGGGAGGTCGATGCACGGCAGGCTCTACGAGCTGCGCTCCGGGCGGCACACCGCCGTGGTCGCGGGCGTGGCGGCGACGATGCTGTCCTGGCAGGTCGACGGGACCGAGATGCTGCTGACCCACGGCGCCGACGAGCTCGGCGAGGGCTGGCAGGGCAAGACGCTGCTGCCGTGGGCGAACCGCATCGACGGCGGCAGCTACGAGTTCGGCGGCGAGCGGCTGCAGGTGCCGATCAACGAGCCGGAACGCGACTGCGCGCTGCACGGCCTGATGGGCTTCACCGAGTGGAGCCCGGTGGAGCACCGGCGGGACCGCGTGGTGCTGGAGCACGTGCTGCCGCCGCACTACGGCTACCCGTTCCAGCTGGCGTTCCGCATCGAGTTCGCCTTGGAGCGCGGCGGGTTCCGCAGCACGCTGTCCGCGCGTAACATCGGCTCCGGCGACGCCCCGTTCGCCACGGCGAACCACACCTACCTGGCGGCGGGCACCGGCACCCTCGACGACCTCGTGCTGGAGCTGCCCGCGGACACCTACTACGAGGTGGACGACCGGCTGCTGCCCACCGGCACCTCCCCGGTGGCGGGCGGCGAGTTCGACTTCCGCGCGGCGCGGCCGATCGGGTCGACGGTGATGGACACCGCGTTCACCGACCTGGCCCGGGACGCCGAGGGCACCGCGACCGTCCGGTTCGGACGGTCGGACGGGAGCGAGGTGGCGCTGTGGGTGGACCGCACGCACGGCTACCTGCAGGTCTACACCGACGACTCGCCGGAGGCCGACCGGCCCGCGCGCTCCGGCATCACCGTGGAGCCGATGACGTGCGCCCCCAACGCTTTCGTCACCGGTGACGGATTGATCGTGCTGCGTCCCGGGCAGGAGCACCGCGGCAGCTGGGGCTACCGCATCGAGGAGTAG